The Bacteroidota bacterium region TCGTTATGTGATGTTTGAAAATTTTTTCCTGCCGGAACAGGCAGAAATTATTCATCGTGCATATCCCACTATTCAGGACGGAAAATGGGATGGAACAACCTATCTGGATCAGAAAAATAAATTTCAGAAAACAAGTTTTGAGCCTGGAAGTGTGATGGACAGGGTTTTTCATGAAATGAACTCGGAGGAATTTCTGAACTGGTTGCAGGATGTCACTGAAATCGAAGACAAATTACTCGGTGACAATGATCTTTTTGGCGGAGGATTACACCAAAGCACAAACGGAGCCTACCTGAATGTACATGTAGATTATAACATTCATCCCAAAACCAAATTTCACAGACGGCTCAATGTTTTGGTGTACATGAATAAAGACTGGAAAGATGAATACGAAGGACATATCGAACTATGGGATTTGTCACAGGGAGATAAAGTATTACTGGGTAAATATGCTCCGACCTTTAACCGCTGTGTGATTTTTGAAACAAATGAAATCTCCTTTCATGGACATCCAAAACCATTGAATACTCCCAAAGACGTCAACAGGAAATCAATCGCGACGTATTATTACACGAAGACCAGACCGGAAAACGAAATCGCTCAGGATCACAATACCATATATGTAAATACGGAAGGTATTGGAGGACAAGTGAAGAGATTCACTTCCGGAGTAAAAGCATTTTTGGAACGCATCAACAACAAATAAATCAGTGGCATTGTATTAAATTCAAACCGGTAATGTCTGAAAGAGAGTTACCGGTTTGAAATTTTAGGAGAAACAATATTTATTTTTAAATCAATAAAAATGAAATACAAAATTGGAAGTAAAGAAAAGCCGATGGTATTAAAGACGCCACCGTTGAGTTCTGAATACTCCATGCATACCGATGAAAAAGATGGTAAAGAAATATTGGTCTGCACAGTTGGCAAGACGATTTTGCATTACGACATTCGTTGTATTGAGGATCTTCACAAAATGCTGAAGAAACACGGCGACTGGATGGACCTTGGCAGTGCCGATGAACAAAAGCCTGCTAAGGAAGGGACCGTTGAAGAATGGGGCAGATCAGATAAGAATCCGGTCGGAGGCTGGTACGGATTGAAAAAAGGTTTTCGCGGACGTTTTGGAATGTATATTCCTCCTTTGATGGAAGCACTTGGCCTGGCCGAGGTGACGCATGAAGCGAAAAACAATAAAATGCGGGCAAAATAATATTTTGAAATGTTTTCTTGTAGGTGTTTAGAATCAACAAGTCGTGGACAGTTTTAGAATCCTCACAAGATTTATTTGTTCTTTTTCTTTTTTAATAGTTGATAATAAAACAATTTTAACATTTGGATACA contains the following coding sequences:
- a CDS encoding 2OG-Fe(II) oxygenase yields the protein MEFIDFKRLSQEQKEIKADYQSKKPFRYVMFENFFLPEQAEIIHRAYPTIQDGKWDGTTYLDQKNKFQKTSFEPGSVMDRVFHEMNSEEFLNWLQDVTEIEDKLLGDNDLFGGGLHQSTNGAYLNVHVDYNIHPKTKFHRRLNVLVYMNKDWKDEYEGHIELWDLSQGDKVLLGKYAPTFNRCVIFETNEISFHGHPKPLNTPKDVNRKSIATYYYTKTRPENEIAQDHNTIYVNTEGIGGQVKRFTSGVKAFLERINNK